Proteins encoded within one genomic window of uncultured Draconibacterium sp.:
- a CDS encoding TonB-dependent receptor has protein sequence MRKTFYNSGIRIVYSLLFMLVVHTSYSQEKTIQIIDKNIEVGIPDVHYQYNDEQGFSDKDGNIVLQIVAGAELFLSHLQYGKVAFSSAELEQIANEGVIALGQSSTYLPATVVLVHPTAGDKRKMEFTVQNKLAHDAGNLLESVASISTIRKSGAYGFDPVLRGFKYDQINLVLDGSQTASAACPNRMDPAASQIPINMIAEAEVLKGPHSLRYGNAFGGTINFKSSAPDFKEEATPVGRLGTSYESNGNIFRTEGVAGVSGSKVDFRMFGAYSTGDDYTDGDGVDIAARFNRLNWGGKLGVKLSQTQNIGVLVSNNIAKDVDFPALPMDLREDNTWLVNASHSAVFYGRALSSWNTSVYGTMVDHLMDNYDKVLDPRMVDAITDAKTRNYGGRTELRFDFNKTYLYTGADYRFESADGYRERTMLMGPMVGKVLTDNVWQDAEIIRTGFFGEWHIAQPGFQFVVSGRLDINSSKANNPDPRFEEIYSDLKSSQVHPSISVGGTRLFNENISLGLWMGMATRSPGIAERYINQFPIGLDPYEMLGNPDLDPEINNQLDLVFRYQTEKTNINVNVFTSVLRDYISSEIREDLQPAMNTSLGVRQFINIKKALMTGFEANWIQQYNSFLSHDFGLVYTYGQNQELDEPLPEIPPMEFHYYLIGNFADGKLKPELMFRHAMKQDRIATSYGENETPAFSVVDAKFSWLMNDVFTVTGGIQNLFDEAYYEHLARSVRGADARPIYSPGRSFYVTLTISFL, from the coding sequence ATGAGAAAGACCTTTTACAATTCCGGAATTCGAATTGTGTATTCGCTGTTATTCATGTTGGTGGTACATACTTCTTATTCGCAGGAAAAAACAATACAAATTATAGACAAAAATATTGAGGTTGGGATTCCTGATGTACACTATCAGTACAATGACGAGCAGGGATTCTCGGATAAGGATGGCAATATTGTTTTGCAAATAGTAGCGGGAGCGGAGTTATTCCTGTCGCACTTACAATACGGAAAAGTTGCCTTTAGTTCTGCAGAGTTGGAGCAAATAGCAAACGAAGGAGTAATAGCTTTGGGGCAATCCTCAACCTATTTGCCGGCGACAGTGGTTTTGGTGCATCCAACAGCTGGCGACAAACGAAAAATGGAGTTTACTGTGCAGAATAAACTGGCACACGATGCCGGTAATTTGTTGGAGTCGGTTGCGTCAATTTCCACTATTCGAAAAAGTGGTGCTTATGGTTTCGATCCGGTGCTCCGTGGTTTTAAATACGACCAGATTAACCTGGTTCTGGATGGAAGTCAAACGGCTTCGGCGGCTTGTCCAAACCGAATGGATCCGGCTGCCAGCCAGATTCCCATTAACATGATTGCCGAAGCAGAAGTGTTAAAAGGACCACACAGTTTGCGTTACGGAAATGCTTTTGGAGGTACCATAAATTTTAAAAGCTCGGCACCTGATTTTAAGGAAGAAGCAACGCCTGTCGGTCGTTTAGGAACAAGTTACGAGAGTAACGGAAATATTTTCAGAACCGAAGGAGTGGCCGGAGTTTCAGGCTCGAAAGTTGATTTTAGGATGTTTGGTGCCTATTCAACCGGCGACGATTATACTGATGGCGACGGTGTGGATATTGCAGCGCGTTTTAACCGGCTGAACTGGGGTGGGAAGCTGGGTGTAAAACTCAGTCAAACTCAAAATATTGGCGTGCTGGTTTCGAATAATATTGCCAAGGATGTTGATTTCCCGGCTTTGCCAATGGATTTGCGCGAAGACAACACCTGGCTGGTAAATGCCAGTCATTCTGCAGTTTTTTACGGCAGGGCGCTTTCCTCCTGGAATACCAGTGTATACGGCACTATGGTTGATCACCTGATGGATAATTACGACAAAGTACTTGATCCGCGAATGGTAGATGCGATAACTGACGCCAAAACGCGAAATTACGGTGGAAGAACAGAATTACGTTTCGATTTTAACAAAACCTATCTGTATACCGGAGCCGATTATCGATTTGAGTCGGCAGATGGATATCGTGAGCGCACAATGCTAATGGGGCCGATGGTCGGAAAAGTGCTAACGGATAATGTGTGGCAGGACGCAGAAATAATACGCACCGGATTTTTTGGAGAATGGCACATTGCCCAGCCGGGATTTCAGTTTGTTGTTTCGGGACGTCTCGATATAAATTCGTCAAAAGCCAATAATCCCGATCCGCGATTTGAGGAAATATATTCCGATTTAAAATCTTCGCAGGTACACCCATCGATTAGTGTTGGCGGAACACGTTTGTTTAATGAAAATATTTCGCTGGGATTATGGATGGGAATGGCCACGCGCAGTCCGGGAATTGCTGAGCGGTATATCAATCAGTTTCCGATTGGGCTCGATCCGTACGAGATGCTGGGAAATCCTGATCTTGATCCGGAGATTAATAACCAGCTAGATTTGGTATTTCGCTATCAAACCGAAAAGACAAATATTAATGTAAACGTGTTTACCTCGGTTTTGCGTGACTATATTTCGTCTGAAATCCGGGAAGATCTGCAACCTGCCATGAACACTTCGCTGGGTGTACGTCAGTTTATAAATATTAAAAAGGCGCTGATGACCGGTTTTGAAGCCAATTGGATACAGCAATATAATTCGTTCCTAAGTCACGATTTCGGACTGGTTTATACGTACGGCCAAAATCAGGAACTGGATGAACCGCTGCCCGAGATTCCTCCGATGGAGTTTCATTATTACCTGATAGGGAATTTTGCAGATGGAAAATTAAAGCCGGAATTGATGTTCAGGCACGCCATGAAACAGGATCGGATTGCAACATCGTATGGCGAGAATGAAACGCCGGCTTTTAGTGTAGTTGATGCAAAATTTTCGTGGTTGATGAATGATGTTTTTACGGTCACAGGAGGCATTCAGAACTTGTTTGATGAAGCGTATTACGAACACCTGGCGCGATCGGTTAGGGGAGCAGATGCCCGACCAATTTATTCGCCCGGAAGGAGTTTTTATGTAACGCTCACTATTAGTTTCTTATAG
- a CDS encoding trypsin-like peptidase domain-containing protein: MIKTFTLTILLLSYLTSVAQSFADLVAEVNQSVVTIQVLQKRNTGLGNPNSYTDAQGMGSGVLVGEKKIYILTAAHVVIDASKIQVVFADGTSTGASIRRIDKTADVALLQLNEVAAHIPPAKIGESDAMRIGDDIFIIGNPLGLEHSVSKGIISGKHVEKNEINNNRSQEFFQTDASINKGNSGGPMFNMQGEVVGIVSSILSFSGGFEGLGFAATSSVTKEILQQTGRIWFGTNVIPMSAEFCNLFHIPQEGSLLVQSVAENSPAYFMGLKGGYVKMTVGKMEILAGGDVILQFDDIPLNSNENITRFYEYLNNMKSGQNYTVKILRNGEIKHLSWRMQ, translated from the coding sequence ATGATAAAAACTTTCACACTCACAATTTTACTCTTAAGTTACTTAACATCAGTAGCACAATCTTTTGCCGACCTTGTTGCCGAAGTAAACCAAAGTGTTGTAACCATTCAGGTTTTACAAAAACGAAATACAGGATTAGGTAATCCAAATAGTTATACCGATGCACAAGGAATGGGATCGGGAGTGCTGGTTGGCGAAAAGAAGATTTATATTTTGACAGCAGCGCATGTAGTTATTGATGCCTCGAAAATACAGGTTGTTTTTGCCGATGGAACCAGCACCGGAGCCAGTATTCGTCGTATCGATAAAACGGCCGATGTTGCTCTTCTTCAGCTTAACGAAGTGGCAGCTCATATTCCACCGGCCAAAATTGGCGAGTCGGATGCCATGCGCATTGGCGACGACATTTTTATTATCGGTAATCCGTTGGGATTAGAACACTCTGTTTCAAAAGGGATTATTAGTGGCAAACACGTTGAAAAAAACGAGATTAACAACAATCGTTCGCAAGAATTTTTTCAAACCGATGCATCAATTAACAAAGGGAATAGCGGTGGCCCGATGTTTAATATGCAAGGCGAGGTGGTTGGAATTGTAAGTTCTATTTTGTCGTTTTCGGGAGGTTTCGAAGGATTAGGTTTTGCCGCTACATCGTCGGTTACCAAAGAGATTTTGCAACAAACCGGTCGCATTTGGTTTGGCACCAATGTTATTCCAATGTCTGCTGAATTTTGCAATCTTTTTCATATTCCGCAGGAAGGCTCACTGTTGGTACAATCAGTTGCTGAGAATTCACCGGCATACTTCATGGGACTAAAAGGCGGTTATGTAAAAATGACTGTCGGGAAAATGGAAATTCTTGCCGGCGGCGATGTAATTTTGCAGTTCGATGATATTCCATTGAACTCAAACGAAAATATCACACGCTTTTACGAATATCTAAACAACATGAAATCGGGTCAAAATTACACGGTAAAAATTCTCAGGAATGGAGAAATAAAACACCTCAGCTGGCGTATGCAGTAA
- a CDS encoding sulfite exporter TauE/SafE family protein, which produces MIFNSSFENIYLILPLIGFVIGLFGTMLGGGGGFFFLPVLTLIIGVPAHTAVATSLAATLPIGLVGSCGHYRKGNIDTNTGALFGIAGIVGALLGARITNLISEPQLKLLFGVYSILIAINMLVAGVRKYKEGRDEEGKAKLKALRIGKGSFFGLTAGLIAGTFGTSGTAPIIAGLFSMRLPVKLVVGTSLLVVLVNTVFAVGAHFLMGSIDLTLIVFLTSGSVIGAFFGPRLFSKAKIGKSEKKVKYVYAGVVAAIGILMIVNR; this is translated from the coding sequence ATGATTTTTAATTCTTCGTTTGAAAATATCTACCTGATTTTACCCTTAATTGGCTTTGTAATAGGACTTTTTGGTACTATGCTTGGTGGCGGCGGAGGCTTTTTCTTTTTACCGGTGCTTACCTTAATTATTGGTGTGCCGGCACATACAGCCGTTGCAACTTCGCTGGCAGCTACCTTGCCAATTGGTTTGGTGGGCTCGTGCGGGCACTACCGAAAAGGGAATATCGATACCAATACCGGAGCTTTATTTGGCATTGCCGGAATTGTAGGAGCTTTATTGGGAGCCCGTATAACAAATTTAATTTCCGAGCCGCAATTGAAGCTTCTGTTCGGAGTGTATTCAATTCTGATTGCCATAAATATGCTGGTTGCAGGTGTGCGAAAATACAAGGAGGGCAGAGACGAAGAAGGTAAAGCGAAGTTGAAAGCCTTGCGAATCGGAAAAGGTTCGTTTTTTGGTTTAACAGCCGGATTGATTGCCGGAACATTTGGAACCAGCGGAACAGCACCAATTATTGCGGGCTTGTTTTCGATGCGACTACCAGTAAAATTAGTAGTTGGCACATCGTTACTGGTGGTTTTGGTTAACACCGTTTTTGCAGTTGGTGCACACTTTTTAATGGGCAGCATCGATTTAACACTTATTGTTTTTCTTACATCAGGTTCGGTAATCGGGGCGTTTTTTGGGCCGAGACTGTTCTCTAAAGCGAAGATTGGTAAATCGGAAAAAAAGGTAAAATACGTTTATGCAGGAGTGGTTGCAGCAATCGGTATTTTAATGATAGTAAACAGATAA
- a CDS encoding phosphatidate cytidylyltransferase: MILTIYIFILSYFLLGATGFFFINRKKEKAVARKSWTKFISYFIIIHILFFSITINPIFFQVLVGIILLVGAIELFRLYKRADYKQSGFVIVSLLIYAVLGAGLWLFGAMDNKLVLFAFLILSIFDAFSQISGQLWGKTKIVPEISPNKTIGGTVGGALFAFASGFFLHGLYDNKWYVVAGLTLGIIVFAFLGDIAASLYKRKFGVKDYSNLIPGHGGFLDRFDSLIAGGAWVTFFFLMVGY; the protein is encoded by the coding sequence ATGATTTTAACCATATACATATTCATTTTGTCGTATTTCCTGCTTGGTGCAACTGGATTCTTTTTCATTAACCGAAAAAAGGAAAAAGCAGTTGCCCGAAAAAGCTGGACAAAATTCATTAGCTATTTTATTATTATCCACATTCTGTTTTTTAGCATCACAATAAATCCGATATTCTTCCAGGTTTTGGTTGGAATAATATTGTTAGTTGGTGCTATCGAACTTTTCAGGTTATATAAAAGGGCAGATTATAAACAATCAGGCTTTGTAATCGTTTCCCTACTTATCTATGCCGTTTTGGGGGCAGGATTGTGGTTGTTTGGGGCTATGGATAATAAACTGGTGCTTTTTGCATTTCTAATCTTATCGATCTTTGATGCGTTTAGCCAAATCTCGGGACAGTTATGGGGAAAAACGAAAATTGTGCCTGAAATTAGTCCCAATAAAACTATTGGAGGAACTGTTGGTGGTGCTTTGTTTGCTTTCGCAAGCGGCTTTTTTCTTCACGGATTATATGACAACAAATGGTATGTGGTTGCCGGGCTTACTCTCGGAATAATTGTGTTTGCCTTTTTAGGCGATATTGCAGCATCATTGTACAAAAGAAAATTTGGTGTTAAAGATTACAGCAATTTAATACCAGGACACGGAGGATTTCTTGACCGGTTTGATAGTTTAATTGCCGGAGGCGCCTGGGTAACATTTTTTTTTCTAATGGTTGGTTATTAA
- a CDS encoding phosphatidate cytidylyltransferase — protein sequence MGNTITLSVVYFIAIILLLAFNELNYRRLKVKGEFTRKFAHFTATIAVVPFPYIFSSHWYVFVLALIFFAALFITQYSKQLNSIHDIDRKSIGSYLLPASIYLTFLMSDLLGSKFIFILPMLILGISDPMAAIVGISFKTNNHKIKIFGIDTGKSIFGSGAFLITSFVICLIALYFNRGVFDLKTFYIGLAVAIVSTLAELFSWRGSDNLTIPLGAAFTLLLLM from the coding sequence ATGGGAAACACTATTACACTGTCAGTAGTATATTTTATCGCAATAATATTACTACTGGCCTTTAACGAACTTAATTACAGACGACTAAAAGTAAAGGGCGAGTTTACAAGAAAATTTGCGCACTTTACTGCCACAATTGCTGTGGTACCATTTCCGTACATCTTTTCAAGTCACTGGTACGTGTTTGTACTGGCGTTAATATTTTTTGCTGCCTTATTTATAACGCAATACAGCAAGCAACTGAATTCAATTCACGATATCGACCGGAAATCGATTGGAAGTTACCTGCTGCCGGCATCAATTTACCTAACATTTTTAATGTCGGATTTACTTGGCAGTAAATTTATTTTCATTCTGCCAATGCTGATTTTGGGAATTAGCGACCCAATGGCGGCCATTGTCGGAATAAGCTTTAAAACAAACAATCATAAAATAAAAATATTTGGCATCGATACTGGTAAGTCAATTTTCGGATCGGGTGCTTTTTTAATAACCAGCTTTGTTATCTGCCTGATAGCATTATACTTTAATCGCGGTGTTTTCGATTTGAAAACCTTTTATATTGGGCTGGCAGTTGCAATAGTTAGCACGCTGGCAGAATTATTTAGTTGGCGCGGATCCGACAATCTAACTATTCCTCTTGGAGCGGCATTTACACTTTTACTTTTAATGTGA
- a CDS encoding SDR family oxidoreductase has product MRKIVINGANGYVASNFINELLLENYKVVALARSNKKFTAEERVKAALKEMKGGEDVDFTNLEVHDYSLFEADFALPESELKTIFGGNIDYFHFAASLKFDIKSKEEIFGTNLQGVTNSVNTFQKYSAKDSRFYFVSTAYSCGRIEEPFKEKFYDNAEIDAFRNYYEQSKRYAENVIKDYIDNKGLNACILRLSQVVGNNKTGVTKTDYGIFDFSKRVQNLAKKYPESVIRLKVDPNSTQNLIPIDTAVTYLMSAVKAEQVPVILNLIAKSSVKNADILGSISSLMPISLVPDMTLEKEQMNSLERIMAIGMSFTGAYIDTNISFDTTNLDSIVDENVSEVTAKSVHRMLAYFLNGETGQQENVIKAAV; this is encoded by the coding sequence ATGAGAAAAATTGTAATTAACGGAGCAAACGGTTATGTTGCTTCAAATTTTATAAACGAATTATTGTTAGAGAACTACAAGGTAGTTGCACTCGCACGCAGTAATAAAAAATTTACTGCCGAAGAGCGGGTGAAAGCTGCCTTAAAGGAGATGAAAGGTGGGGAGGATGTTGATTTTACAAATCTTGAAGTTCACGATTATTCGTTATTTGAAGCGGATTTTGCACTGCCGGAAAGTGAGTTGAAAACCATTTTTGGGGGTAATATCGATTACTTTCATTTTGCGGCAAGTTTAAAATTTGATATAAAATCTAAAGAAGAGATATTTGGAACAAATCTACAAGGAGTAACCAATTCGGTTAATACTTTTCAGAAATATTCGGCAAAAGATTCACGCTTCTATTTTGTAAGCACAGCGTATTCGTGTGGTCGTATTGAAGAGCCATTTAAAGAAAAATTCTATGATAATGCTGAAATCGATGCATTCCGGAATTACTATGAGCAATCGAAACGATATGCTGAAAATGTAATTAAAGACTACATCGATAATAAAGGATTAAACGCTTGTATTTTACGTTTATCTCAGGTGGTTGGAAATAACAAAACCGGAGTAACAAAAACGGACTACGGTATTTTCGATTTCTCGAAACGTGTACAAAATTTGGCAAAAAAATATCCTGAAAGTGTAATCCGATTAAAAGTTGATCCGAACTCAACTCAAAATCTTATTCCTATCGATACCGCAGTAACTTACCTGATGAGTGCCGTAAAAGCCGAACAGGTGCCGGTTATTCTGAATCTGATTGCTAAAAGTTCAGTGAAAAATGCCGACATTCTGGGAAGCATAAGCAGTTTAATGCCGATTAGCCTGGTTCCGGACATGACTCTGGAGAAGGAGCAAATGAATTCGCTTGAGCGGATTATGGCAATTGGAATGTCGTTTACAGGTGCTTACATCGATACCAATATTTCGTTCGATACAACAAATCTCGATTCAATTGTTGACGAAAATGTGAGCGAGGTAACCGCCAAGTCGGTGCATCGTATGCTTGCTTATTTCCTGAATGGAGAAACAGGCCAACAGGAAAACGTAATAAAAGCTGCGGTATAA
- a CDS encoding CDP-alcohol phosphatidyltransferase family protein, producing the protein MKKIFVRGENIVNLPNAISLYRLLAFPVIFYAALVGNESLFVWLLCISLVSDVADGNLARYLKQQTHFGAALDNLADICTYAMAILGLFVFKWADIEPHSWFLFLFLGLFVVSYIVSFARFGKIPGLHLYSAVSAGYVQSVFFFVLFVFGFYTWFFYLAVGWGIFAYTEKILVLFKLDDIKIGVKGLYWLVKAQKEAK; encoded by the coding sequence ATGAAGAAAATTTTTGTACGTGGCGAGAATATTGTAAATCTGCCAAATGCGATTAGTTTATACCGTTTGTTAGCATTTCCTGTAATTTTTTATGCAGCCCTTGTTGGTAATGAATCGTTGTTTGTTTGGTTGCTTTGTATTAGTTTGGTAAGCGATGTTGCCGACGGAAATCTGGCTCGTTACCTGAAACAGCAAACACATTTTGGCGCCGCGCTCGATAACCTGGCAGACATTTGTACTTATGCAATGGCTATTTTAGGTTTGTTTGTATTTAAATGGGCCGACATTGAACCACACAGCTGGTTTTTATTCCTCTTCCTGGGATTATTTGTAGTAAGTTACATCGTGTCGTTTGCGCGCTTTGGAAAAATTCCGGGACTACACTTGTATTCTGCCGTTTCGGCTGGATATGTGCAGAGTGTATTCTTTTTTGTATTGTTTGTCTTCGGGTTCTACACTTGGTTTTTCTACCTTGCAGTAGGATGGGGGATTTTTGCCTACACCGAGAAAATATTAGTTCTCTTTAAACTCGATGATATAAAGATTGGGGTGAAGGGACTCTACTGGTTAGTGAAAGCTCAAAAGGAAGCAAAATAA
- the dat gene encoding D-amino-acid transaminase, whose translation MSNIVYLNGEFIAAEDAKISPNDRGFLFADGVYEVAKYYNGKAFRYQDHLDRLNRSLKEIDIKYDTENFEAVFMGLIQKNDMLDKHAGIYLQISRGAAKRTHNFPDEIAPTVYAYAFGLPSATEKLDNGIKVITHDDIRWQRCDIKSVSLLPNTMLYNEAHQSGAGECILIRDGKVTEATHSSVLCVKNGAVVTRPLSNLILPGITRKVIMELCATNNIPVEERLYTPEELYEMDEVFIAGTGSEICPVVQIEDKLVGNGKPGETTRLLQKLFFELT comes from the coding sequence ATGAGCAATATTGTTTATCTGAACGGAGAATTTATAGCAGCTGAAGACGCAAAGATATCACCAAACGACAGAGGATTCCTTTTTGCTGATGGTGTTTACGAAGTAGCCAAATATTACAATGGAAAAGCTTTTCGTTATCAGGATCATTTGGACAGACTGAACCGTAGTTTAAAAGAGATTGATATTAAATATGATACTGAAAATTTTGAGGCTGTTTTTATGGGGCTGATTCAGAAAAACGATATGCTTGATAAACATGCCGGAATTTACCTGCAAATTTCGCGGGGTGCCGCAAAACGTACGCATAATTTCCCGGATGAAATTGCACCAACGGTTTATGCCTATGCTTTTGGTCTGCCATCAGCCACTGAGAAACTGGACAACGGTATTAAGGTGATCACCCACGACGATATTCGCTGGCAACGTTGCGATATTAAATCGGTTTCGTTGTTACCCAATACAATGCTTTATAACGAAGCACATCAAAGCGGGGCAGGAGAATGTATTCTTATCCGCGATGGCAAGGTTACAGAAGCAACACATTCCAGCGTACTTTGTGTGAAAAATGGAGCGGTAGTTACACGACCGTTATCGAACCTGATTTTGCCGGGCATCACCAGGAAAGTGATTATGGAACTGTGTGCGACAAATAATATTCCGGTTGAAGAACGACTGTATACACCAGAAGAACTTTACGAAATGGATGAAGTTTTTATCGCAGGTACCGGAAGTGAAATTTGTCCGGTTGTACAAATCGAAGACAAATTAGTTGGTAATGGAAAACCGGGCGAAACAACCCGTTTGTTACAAAAGTTATTTTTTGAATTGACCTAA
- a CDS encoding aldo/keto reductase: MDKVQLPASDVKITPITFGAWAIGGWFWGGAEEKESVKAIESAVANGMTTIDTAPVYGFGQSEEFVGKAIKGKRSKVELLTKFGLVWDRKSGHVHYEKTFDNEGNEVSLYRLGSKESVIKECEDCLRRLGTDYIDLFQQHWPDSSTPVEETMEALEILKDQGKIRAGGVSNYSMNEMEKAEKYFKLSSNQIPYSMVNRKIEDEVVPYCIVSDKAIIAYSPLQRGVLTGKITADYKFSEGDHRPTTPFFKEPNLSRINAFLNKIKPIAEAKQATLAQLVLNWTMDQPGITCVLAGARNEKQVLENLKAAELNISDEEFTFIQNELDQLVPEI, from the coding sequence ATGGATAAAGTACAGTTACCCGCATCAGACGTAAAAATTACACCTATTACTTTTGGAGCCTGGGCCATTGGCGGCTGGTTTTGGGGAGGAGCCGAAGAAAAAGAATCCGTCAAAGCCATTGAATCTGCCGTTGCAAACGGAATGACAACCATTGACACAGCACCAGTATACGGCTTCGGACAAAGCGAAGAATTTGTAGGGAAAGCAATAAAAGGCAAGCGCAGCAAGGTTGAACTGCTAACAAAGTTTGGTTTGGTGTGGGACCGGAAATCAGGTCATGTACATTATGAAAAGACTTTCGACAACGAGGGAAACGAGGTAAGTCTATACCGTCTGGGCAGCAAAGAAAGTGTGATTAAAGAATGCGAAGACTGCTTAAGACGACTTGGCACCGATTACATCGACCTTTTTCAGCAACACTGGCCCGACAGTTCTACACCTGTTGAAGAAACCATGGAGGCTTTGGAAATACTGAAAGATCAGGGGAAAATTCGTGCAGGTGGTGTTAGCAATTATTCGATGAACGAGATGGAAAAAGCTGAAAAGTATTTCAAACTCTCTTCGAACCAAATTCCATACAGTATGGTTAACCGCAAAATTGAAGATGAAGTGGTACCGTACTGTATTGTCAGCGATAAAGCAATTATCGCCTACAGCCCGCTGCAAAGAGGCGTTTTAACCGGGAAAATTACTGCTGATTATAAATTCAGCGAAGGTGATCATCGTCCGACTACCCCGTTTTTTAAGGAGCCAAATTTGTCGCGAATTAATGCATTTCTGAATAAAATAAAACCGATTGCAGAAGCTAAACAAGCAACTTTGGCTCAGCTGGTTTTAAACTGGACCATGGATCAACCCGGAATCACATGCGTACTTGCCGGTGCCCGAAATGAAAAACAGGTATTGGAAAATCTGAAAGCTGCAGAGTTAAACATATCGGATGAAGAGTTTACTTTCATTCAGAATGAACTGGATCAGCTTGTACCGGAAATTTAG